In Macaca nemestrina isolate mMacNem1 chromosome 11, mMacNem.hap1, whole genome shotgun sequence, a single window of DNA contains:
- the LOC139357044 gene encoding small integral membrane protein 39, with the protein MARAPQPRRGPAAPGNALRALLRCNLPPGAQRVVVSAVLALLVLINVVLIFLLAFR; encoded by the coding sequence ATGGCGAGGGCCCCGCAGCCCCGGCGCGGCCCCGCGGCGCCCGGGAACGCCCTGCGCGCCCTGCTGCGCTGCAACCTGCCCCCCGGCGCCCAGCGCGTGGTGGTCTCCGCGGTGCTGGCGCTCCTGGTCCTCATCAACGTCGTGCTGATCTTCCTGCTGGCCTTTCGCTGA